A part of Primulina eburnea isolate SZY01 chromosome 10, ASM2296580v1, whole genome shotgun sequence genomic DNA contains:
- the LOC140803139 gene encoding protein TIC236, chloroplastic, translating into MEKLSVKLQSPLLGVPLKCNVFDRRNKRDYASVNGFNIKLCREGSNFQTCKCAKKRDWIFERMKFTHFYGKHVELLWRNLELRSGWMINSVKEPFIRSKTLIRSITPVWKEGLFLVRCSVLFTVISGLCLLVWYGKLKAKNYVEGKLLPSVCAMLSDQIQRELDFGKVRRISPLSITLESCSFGPHSEEFSCGEASAVKLRIRPFASLRRGKIVVDAVLSDPSLLVVQKKNFTWLGLPYSEGSPDRHLSAEEGIDYRTKTRRIAKEEAATRWDTERDERARESAEKGYILSECNHVQLEDDNLKESTSLPERLVTPESLLYMDEKLHWRDHHCMETGAEYDLKHADLEKSFGSKVSSAETSIWSTIMPGPIRRRIKKKALNKDSSILGVASKRRLLERSASAACLYFQRQLFEKRENSTNESEGFDDRVASNYSMNTEGEERAEPQDVNGKIIDSDNEIVQDTENASTSKAISQQEDKWKKDFVSGVNLEGQARSLINSLSSLRDPFLFTLDKLSMAINSSDEYPSPTNALGIIDTKKRSARNENLEAGVSNRGTEARNEDARLVGEQKEPQNDILTAQAGHACSESSPMPLDPSSLIQQFLLSLHSGLSSVSKNFGEAWSGLLVNHLQKLKSEIFIRFDAISMELVDDIDSENASGIEKKIPVILDSLHFKGGTLMLLAYGDAEPREMEVAGGHVKFQNQYGRVHVQVSGNCKMWRSGLIMEDGGWLSTDVYVDASEQKWHANLKVSNFFVPLFERILDLPITWNKGRASGEVHICMSRGETFPNLHGQLDVTGLAFHIYDAPSRFSDISASLFFRAQRIFLPNARGWFGNVPLEASGDFGVDPEEGEYHLMCQVPSVEVNALMRSFKMKPLLFPLAGSVTAVFNCQGPLDAPIFVGSALVSRKLIHSSADTSQSAAHEAMMTNKEAGAVAAIDRIPFSYVSANFTFNTDNCVADLYGIRATLVDGGEIRGAGNAWICPEGEVDDTALDINFSGNLYFDRIMRRYVPGYHQAMPLKLEDLNGETQVSGSLLRPKFDIKWVAPRAEGSLFDARGDVIISNDYISINSSSAAFELYSKVSTSYTDENQLNWRECGKTVAIPFSVEGVELDLRMRNFEFFNLVSPYAFDSLRPVHLKATGRIKFQGKVKETCHTIELPPLEGDKNAKSLSGDVSISGLKLNQLMLAPQLAGVLSITSKGIKLDATGRPDESLAVEIVGPLQSISEENLSGKLLSFSLQKGQMKAKACYRPSHSANLEIRHLPLDELELASLRGAISRAELQLNFLIRRGHGVLSVMRPKFSGVLGEALDVAARWSGDVITVERAILEQSHSRYELQGEYVLPGSRDRITAGNKKGSLFQKVMTGHLGSMISAMGRWRMRLEVPKAEIAEMLPLARLLSRSSDPAVQSRSKDIFIQSLQSVGLCAETVQKLLEEVRGHCASSYEIVLDHDLPGLAELKGRWRGSLDASGGGNGDTKAEFDFHGEEWEWGTYTTQRILAAGMYSNNDGLRLEKIFIQRDNATIHADGTVLGPKTNLHFAVLNFPVSLVPTLVQVIENSATEAVHSLRQFLSPIRGILHMEGDLKGNLVKPECDVQVRLLDGAIGGIDLGRAEIVASLTSSSRFLFNAKFEPNVQNGHVHFQGSIPLTLVPNIVAEEESTESDRKEATWVGGWDTERSKLSADEANDRKGSREKNQEVWDTQLAESLRGLNWNILDAGEVRIDADVKDGGMMLLTALSPYAKWLHGNAEVMLQVRGTVEQPVLDGSAYFHRATVSSPVLRKPVTNFGGTVLVNSNRLRISSLEGRVSRRGKLYVKGNLPLRTSEASLSDKLDLKCEVLEVLARNTLSGQVDSQLQITGSIMQPNISGKIKISHGEAYLPHDKGGGVAPFNRETLNEPRLPTGGYSRMVASKYISRFLNLIPDASNISSNEPSGNRDEIEKETVLVSTKPKLDVRLMDLRVTLGPELRIVYPLILNFAVRGELELNGPAHPKRIRTKGTLTFENGDVNLVATQVRLKREHLNIAKFEPENGLDPTLDITLVGSEWQFRIQSRASKWQEKLVVTSTRSVEQDVLSATEAARVFESQLAESILEGDGQLAFKKLATATLETLMPRIEGKGEFGQARWRLVYAPQIPSLLAVDPTVDPLKSLASNISFGTEVEVQLGKRLQASVVRQMKDSEMAMQWTLIYQLTSRLRVLLQSGPFKRLLFEYSTTSQD; encoded by the exons ATGGAGAAACTCAGTGTGAAACTTCAAAGCCCACTTCTTGGGGTTCCCCTTAAGTGCAATGTTTTCGATAGGAGAAATAAAAGAGATTATGCTTCAGTGAATGGATTTAACATAAAACTCTGCAGAGAaggttcaaattttcaaacgtGTAAATGTGCTAAGAAACGTGATTGGATTTTCGAGAGGATGAAATTTACTCACTTTTATGGCAAACATGTCGAGTTATTGTGGAGGAACCTAGAATTGAGGAGTGGTTGGATGATTAATTCCGTGAAAGAGccttttattcgaagcaagaccttGATCAGGTCTATTACTCCTGTGTGGAAAGAGGGGCTTTTTTTGGTTAGATGCTCTGTCCTTTTCACCGTGATATCTGGCTTATGTTTACTTGTGTGGTATGGGAAGTTGAAAGCAAAAAATTACGTAGAAGGCAAGCTATTACCTTCTGTTTGTGCCATGCTGAGTGACCAAATTCAGCGGGAGCTTGATTTTGGTAAGGTTCGAAGAATTTCACCTTTGAGCATTACTTTAGAGTCATGCTCATTTGGTCCTCATAGTGAAGAGTTCTCTTGTGGTGAGGCGTCTGCAGTCAAACTACGTATTCGTCCTTTTGCTAGTCTTAGAAGGGGAAAAATCGTTGTTGATGCTGTGTTGTCCGATCCAAGTTTATTAGTAGTGCAAAAGAAGAACTTCACTTGGTTGGGGTTACCCTATTCTGAAGGCAGCCCTGACAGGCACTTGTCCGctgaagaaggaattgattatcgCACAAAAACAAGGAGGATTGCAAAGGAGGAAGCTGCCACTCGATGGGACACCGAAAGAGATGAAAGAGCAAGAGAATCTGCTGAAAAAGGTTATATACTTTCTGAATGTAATCATGTTCAACTTGAGGATGATAATTTGAAAGAGAGTACGAGTCTTCCCGAAAGGTTGGTGACTCCGGAGTCGTTGCTTTATATGGACGAGAAACTGCACTGGAGAGATCATCATTGCATGGAAACTGGAGCAGAGTATGATTTGAAGCATGCCGACTTAGAGAAATCTTTTGGATCCAAAGTTTCTTCCGCGGAAACAAGCATTTGGTCGACAATTATGCCTGGACCTATTAGGCGTCGTATCAAGAAGAAGGCTCTCAACAAAGATTCTTCTATATTGGGTGTTGCATCTAAAAGAAGACTTCTTGAGCGTAGTGCGTCTGCAGCTTGTTTATATTTCCAGAGACAATTGTTCGAGAAGCgtgaaaattcaaccaatgaaTCCGAAGGTTTCGATGACAGGGTTGCCTCCAATTATTCAATGAATACTGAAGGAGAAGAGAGAGCTGAGCCTCAGGATGTAAATGGAAAAATCATTGACAGTGATAATGAAATTGTCCAAGATACTGAGAATGCTTCAACTAGCAAAGCAATCTCTCAACAGGAGGACAAGTGGAAAAAGGATTTTGTTTCTGGAGTGAATTTGGAAGGGCAGGCTAGGAGCCTCATAAACAGTTTAAGTTCTCTAAGAGATCCATTTCTTTTTACTCTTGATAAACTTAGCATGGCTATAAACTCCAGTGATGAATATCCATCACCTACAAATGCTCTAGGAATTATAGACACCAAGAAAAGATCTGCAAGAAATGAAAATTTGGAAGCAGGGGTTAGTAATAGAGGCACAGAGGCTAGAAATGAAGATGCTAGATTGGTTGGGGAACAGAAAGAGCCACAAAATGATATCTTGACTGCTCAAGCAGGTCATGCATGTAGTGAATCTAGTCCGATGCCACTTGACCCTTCAAGTTTGATTCAACAGTTTCTCTTGAGCTTACATTCTGGTTTATCTTCAGTCTCTAAAAATTTTGGTGAGGCATGGTCTGGTTTACTTGTCAATCATTTGCAGAAACTAAAGTCGGAGATCTTTATCAGATTTGATGCTATATCCATGGAACttgttgatgatattgattCAGAAAATGCTTCTGGAATTGAGAAGAAGATTCCAGTTATACTCGATTCATTACATTTTAAAGGTGGTACCCTCATGCTACTTGCCTATGGTGATGCAGAACCAAG GGAAATGGAAGTTGCTGGTGGACATGTTAAATTTCAAAACCAATATGGGCGTGTGCATGTGCAAGTTAGTGGAAATTGTAAAATGTGGAGATCGGGTTTGATCATGGAAGATGGTGGGTGGTTGTCCACAGATGTTTATGTTGATGCCAGTGAGCAGAAATGGCATGCAAATTTGAAAGTTTCAAATTTCTTCGTTCCG CTTTTTGAGAGGATTTTGGATCTTCCAATCACATGGAATAAAGGCAGAGCTAGTGGTGAG GTTCACATTTGCATGTCGAGAGGAGAAACTTTTCCCAATCTTCATGGGCAGCTAGATGTAACAGGATTGGCCTTTCACATCTATGATGCCCCCTCACGGTTTTCT GATATATCAGCAAGCTTGTTTTTCCGCGCCCAGCGAATATTTTTACCTAATGCTAGGGGGTGGTTTGGCAATGTTCCTTTAGAAGCATCTGGGGATTTTGGTGTTGATCCTGAGGAAGGTGAATATCACCTAATGTGCCAG GTTCCGTCGGTAGAAGTGAATGCTTTGATGCGGTCCTTCAAGATGAAGCCTTTGTTGTTTCCA TTGGCTGGATCAGTAACAGCTGTATTCAATTGTCAAGGTCCGTTGGATGCTCCTATATTTGTAGGGAGTGCATTGGTCTCAAGAAAACTTATTCATTCGTCTGCTGATACTTCTCAATCCGCTGCACATGAGGCAATGATGACCAACAAAGAGGCTGGTGCAGTGGCAGCCATTGACCGTATTCCATTCTCTTACGTTTCTGCTAATTTTACCTTTAACACTGATAACTGT GTTGCGGACCTTTATGGAATCAGAGCTACACTAGTTGATGGAGGTGAAATTCGTGGAGCGGGAAATGCTTGGATTTGTCCAGAG GGTGAGGTTGATGACACGGCACTGGACATTAACTTTTCAGgcaatttatattttgatagaATTATGCGCCGGTATGTACCTGGTTATCATCAAGCGATGCCCCTTAAATTAGAAGATCTGAACGGTGAAACACAAGTTTCTGGCTCATTGTTAAGACC GAAATTTGACATCAAATGGGTTGCGCCGAGAGCTGAAGGATCACTTTTTGATGCACGCGGAGATGTGATAATTTCtaatgattacatttctatcaaTTCTTCATCAGCTGCATTTGAGCTGTATTCAAAAGTTTCAACTTCATATACTGATGAAAATCAGTTAAATTGGAGAGAATGTGGTAAAACAGTTGCCATTCCTTTCTCCGTGGAAGGAGTGGAGTTAGATTTAAGAATgcgtaattttgaattttttaacttGGTCTCTCCTTATGCTTTTGATTCTCTGAGGCCTGTGCATCTGAAAGCTACTGGAAGAATTAAGTTTCAAGGAAAGGTGAAGGAAACTTGCCATACTATTGAATTGCCTCCATTGGAAGGTGATAAAAATGCAAAGAGTCTTTCTGGTGATGTTTCGATCTCAGGTCTTAAACTCAATCAATTAATGCTGGCACCTCAGTTAGCTGGAGTGTTGAGCATTACATCGAAGGGTATCAAG TTAGATGCTACTGGTAGGCCAGACGAAAGTCTTGCAGTTGAAATTGTTGGACCTTTGCAGTCAATTTCTGAAGAAAATCTATCAGGGAAATTGCTCTCCTTTTCTCTGCAGAAAGGTCAAATGAAAGCTAAAGCATGTTACCGACCATCTCATTCCGCCAACTTGGAG ATACGCCACTTACCCTTGGATGAGCTGGAGCTGGCCTCACTTCGTGGAGCGATTTCAAGG GCCGAACTTCAGCTGAACTTTCTGATAAGAAGGGGCCATGGTGTGCTATCTGTCATGCGGCCAAAATTCAGTGGTGTGTTGGGAGAAGCTTTAGATGTGGCTGCCCGATGGAGTGGAGATGTG ATCACCGTCGAAAGAGCTATTTTAGAACAAAGCCACAGCAGATATGAACTGCAAGGAGAGTATGTGTTGCCTGGATCGAGAGATCGAATCACTGCCGGGAACAAAAAAGGGAGCTTGTTCCAGAAAGTAATGACCGGTCATCTGGGCAGTATGATTTCTGCCATGGGTAGGTGGAGGATGAGACTTGAGGTCCCTAAAGCTGAGATTGCTGAGATGCTTCCGCTCGCTAGGCTTTTATCTCGAAGTTCTGATCCTGCTGTTCAATCTAGATCAAAG GACATTTTCATTCAAAGTTTGCAGTCAGTTGGATTATGTGCGGAAACTGTTCAAAAGTTACTTGAA GAAGTTCGCGGTCATTGTGCTTCATCATACGAAATTGTCCTAGATCACGACCTTCCAGGTTTGGCTGAGCTTAAAGGCCGCTGGCGTGGTTCGCTAGATGCAAGTGGAGGAGGCAATGGAGATACAAAG GCAGAATTTGACTTTCATGGAGAAGAATGGGAGTGGGGAACATATACAACCCAGCGTATTCTAGCAGCTGGGATGTACAGTAATAATGACGGTTTGCGACTAGAGAAAATCTTTATCCAAAGGGATAATGCGACAATCCACGCAGATGGGACAGTTTTAGGGCCAAAAACTAATTTGCATTTTGCTGTTCTGAATTTCCCCGTCAGTTTAGTCCCCACTTTGGTTCAGGTTATTGAAAATTCAGCCACGGAAGCCGTTCATTCTTTGCGGCAATTTTTGTCACCGATTAGAGGCATACTGCACATGGAAGGTGATCTTAAAGGAAATTTAGTGAAACCAGAATGTGATGTACAAGTAAGGCTCCTGGATGGGGCAATTGGAGGTATCGATCTTGGGAGGGCAGAAATAGTTGCCTCTTTAACTTCATCCAGTCGATTCCTTTTTAATGCAAAATTTGAGCCCAATGTTCAAAATGGTCATGTACATTTTCAAGGAAGTATTCCGTTGACACTTGTACCAAACATTGTTGCTGAGGAAGAAAGTACTGAAAGTGATAGAAAGGAAGCCACGTGGGTAGGTGGTTGGGACACTGAGAGAAGTAAATTATCTGCAGATGAGGCTAATGATAGGAAAGGATCAAGAGAAAAAAATCAAGAGGTATGGGACACACAGTTGGCTGAGAGCCTTAGAGGTTTGAACTGGAACATACTGGATGCGGGAGAAGTTAGGATTGATGCTGATGTTAAGGATGGTGGCATGATGTTGCTAACAGCATTATCACCTTATGCTAAATGGCTCCACGGCAATGCTGAAGTTATGCTTCAG GTAAGGGGTACCGTTGAACAACCAGTGCTAGATGGATCTGCCTATTTTCACCGGGCGACTGTGTCTTCACCTGTACTCAGGAAGCCAGTTACCAATTTTGGAGGAACTGTTCTTGTAAATTCGAATAGATTGCGTATCAGTTCATTGGAGGGTAGAGTAAGCAGAAGGGGGAAACTGTATGTAAAAGGGAATCTGCCCTTGAGAACCAGTGAAGCATCTCTCAGTGACAAACTTGACTTAAAATGTGAGGTTCTGGAAGTGCTCGCGAGGAATACTTTGAG TGGTCAGGTTGACTCTCAGTTGCAAATAACTGGATCCATTATGCAACCAAACATATCTGGAAAGATTAAAATTAGCCACGGAGAAGCATATCTACCACATGACAAGGGTGGTGGGGTTGCTCCCTTTAATAGGGAAACATTAAATGAACCAAGGCTGCCAACTGGTGGTTATAGTCGCATGGTTGCGTCAAAGTATATTTCACGATTTCTCAACCTTATACCCGATGCTTCAAATATATCATCCAATGAACCATCTG GTAACCGTGATGAGATTGAGAAAGAGACGGTGCTGGTAAGTACAAAGCCTAAACTTGATGTTCGCCTGATGGACTTAAGGGTCACTCTTGGACCAGAACTGAGGATAGTTTATCCTTTGATACTCAATTTTGCTGTACGGGGAGAGCTTGAATTGAATGGCCCAGCTCATCCAAAACGGATAAGAACTAAAGGCACTCTAACATTTGAGAATGGTGATGTGAATCTTGTAGCAACACAG GTTCGGCTCAAAAGGGAGCATCTTAATATAGCAAAGTTTGAGCCCGAAAATGGACTCGATCCTACGCTAGATATAACCCTGGTAGGATCAGAATGGCAATTTAGAATTCAAAGTCGAGCTAGCAAATGGCAGGAGAAGTTGGTAGTGACATCAACCCGATCTGTGGAGCAAGACGTCCTTTCAGCAACTGAG